The following is a genomic window from Prunus persica cultivar Lovell chromosome G7, Prunus_persica_NCBIv2, whole genome shotgun sequence.
AACTGCTTTACAATGTCTTCATTCTGAGCAACTGTCAAGCTAATCAATAGGAAAAGTAAAATTAGCGATATAGGCAGATACCCTTTATGTGTAAGTTACCAAAAGTTCAAGGAACAGCCAACGAAAAGCACCTGCAAGTGCTATAAACAAGAAGTCCCCCAGCTTTTAGCAATCTAAAACCATTGGTTAGGAGCTTTAACTGCAAGCAAAAGACACATATTATCATCACTTTACCAAGCACGCACGCCAGTCAAACGGGACATGAATAAGAAAGCAAGAATTCTGCCACGAAATGCATATGAGAAAAATTACATTAGCAGATTAGGATATCTATAGGACGTAAAACTTTCAAACTTCTATCTTCTTCAGTACTCTTACTAAGAGTATTAGCTTTAGCTTCTAACTTGTTACATAGGATGTAAACTGAATTATTTAGTCTTACACAATCTATGAGAAAATGTAAGAAACTCCATTGGATGGATATGTAATTGTTGTTTCCTCCGACATAAGCAAAGTAGCATAGTTGACAAGTACATTTAAGCGAAATTAAATCAGATACCTGAAGCACAGTGAGGCTATCACTTCTCTCTGCATCCAATACACGTCGTTGAAGAGTTTCCCATCCCCAATGTTCAAACTTTTGGACATGTTTAATTGATCCATCATGAGTGCACTCTGCATCCACTAGGACCTGAAATAAGATAGCCAGCTTAGAAAAATCCAACCAACCTTGAAAAGATGTTAAACTACAAAGAGGTAACATAACTGATATTTAAAAGGTGTTATTACTTGTCAAAAAAAGTAGGGAAATAGAAAAACATGAAGGAGATGTGAAAACGCAGGTTAAAACAAAGAATCAAAATCCAGTTTCACCTTGTCATAGCCACAGCTCAAAAGCTCGCTGTCACGAAATGTTTGGTACAATTCACTTTTATTCCGTCCAACCACACCAGAGTGGCGACCATAATAAATGAGCTCTGGAAGTTGATTTCCTGAATGCACAGCACCACTTTTTCTTACCCTAGCtgcttttttcctttctttccatGGTCTCCGAGATGTCCACTCCTTGAATGTCACATTTTCTTCCAAAGCAGATTCACCTGCATAATTCTAGATAGAATGATAACATATTAAAAACAGCATAAGCTTGCAAACTGCACTCTGAAGGATTTCACAGTATCACATATGAAGCTTCTGGTATATGTGGATTCAGATCAGTTACATGATTTTGGATCAGAATGAATTCTCATGGGCATGAGGGAAAAGGTTGTCCCATCAGCAACAAATAGTCGGCAGCGATTGCCCAATGCATATTTCTGCAACATTGTCCTACAAGCCGCTAAACGATGGCTTGAAACATCAACACCAGTTACAGAACCAGAATCACCAAGAATGTCCAACATCAGACAAAGCTTAGCACCTGGATATAAATTATACACGTTAAAAGTGAGCCTTCAGAAATAAAAATCATCAGTGTAACTGAATCATATAAACTCTCACACGAATGCTGTAAATTACATCTTCCTTTGTCTGGCTATTTTATAAATTCCAAACCTTTCAAGTTTAAATTTCTAAAATTAAGTGTTCTTGCAATTTTGCAGCCACTCCTATAGTTcatgttttaaaatttaagaGCATAATTAGTTAAGCATaacaacacaaaaattagTCGCCTTTTCTCAACATATATTGCTAAACTGATGCAAAAAATTTGATAAACTTACACACTTATACACATTAAAGTTTACTCATTGCATACAGAAACCAGAAACTAACTTACCAGGAGCAGCACAAAGATCAAGAACATGATCTCCAGCTGAGATATTCAATGCTGAAACAGCAGCTCCAGACGCCGCATCGATTCCATACAtctaaaacataaaaacaaacgCAAAAGTAAAACATTGCAATTAGAATTTGGGATTTCTtgcttaaaaattaaagaaagcaACTGCTTGATCTTTTCGCACACCTTCCCTTCTCTGTATGCATTTGAGTTTGCGATTTGAACGTCGGGAGGAAGCGCATAAAAGCCAGGCAGCCAACCCACTTTTTCAAGCTTGCACTTGATTTCaccttcaatttcttcaatttgaGCTTCGCAACCAGGCTTTAACCTTTCGGTTACACCAAAAACAGAGCAGCAAAAacccaaaggaaaaaaacccatcaaaaTCGAACTCTTCAATAACAAAAGCAcaatcaaaaacagaaaaataagtacAAATTCAGAGAGAGCACCTTATGTAACGAGGGGTCGAATTGCTCTCGGCATAAATGGAAGGGTCTAAACCATTTGCTTTCAGAAAATCGAGGAAGCCGTCTGGCAACGCTGCGTTCGAAGCTTCTTCTTCCATGAAACTCGCAGGCTCAAGCTTTTCTCAGGGACTTCAACTGAAATCAATCCAAGAGTTTAAAAAACGAAGCTTTTTTTACTTTGACGGCTAGGCTAATGGTTACTGATAAAAAGACCGCGCTTTATTTAGGTTAACCGAAACGGCACCGTCTGGCTCAACAATacagaatataaaaaaatacaagtaaCAAATAGTGAAATGCTGTCGAGAAGTTGACACTGCAATTCCTCATTTGCGTGGGGTTTTCAGTCTCAGTATTCTTAAAACCTCACTGTATCGGTATGTTTATTTTCTGCTTTCAAATTTTCGGTTTATTCGAATTGTTGATCGCTGATTTGTTAAATTTCACAGAAATTCAAGCGTCTAAACCCaataaacttgtttgtttgtttttgtgattttgtgtTTTAGGTAATTGGAGCTgtgaaagagaaagatgaggCAAGCTTTTCTGGGATTATGTTTGCTTGTTTTTGCTCACCTTGTCCAACTAACCTCAGCTATTGTCGTTC
Proteins encoded in this region:
- the LOC18771121 gene encoding uncharacterized protein LOC18771121; the encoded protein is MEEEASNAALPDGFLDFLKANGLDPSIYAESNSTPRYIRLKPGCEAQIEEIEGEIKCKLEKVGWLPGFYALPPDVQIANSNAYREGKMYGIDAASGAAVSALNISAGDHVLDLCAAPGAKLCLMLDILGDSGSVTGVDVSSHRLAACRTMLQKYALGNRCRLFVADGTTFSLMPMRIHSDPKSCESALEENVTFKEWTSRRPWKERKKAARVRKSGAVHSGNQLPELIYYGRHSGVVGRNKSELYQTFRDSELLSCGYDKVLVDAECTHDGSIKHVQKFEHWGWETLQRRVLDAERSDSLTVLQLKLLTNGFRLLKAGGLLVYSTCSLTVAQNEDIVKQFLEENPFAELQAIDGVENWPSKSGQLPNTLRFDPLTSKTSGLFVAKFSKLAI